The Pseudomonas kermanshahensis genome includes a window with the following:
- a CDS encoding response regulator transcription factor, whose protein sequence is MDQPTPRILIVEDDQRLAELTAEYLQANGFEVAVEGDGGRAVRRIVDSQPDLVILDLMLPGEDGLSICRRVRGQYAGPILMLTARSDELDQVQGLDLGADDYVCKPVRPRVLLARIQALLRRSEAPESKRLDLAFGPLRIDNRLREARLGEQLIDLTGAEFDLLWLLASNAGRVLSREQIFTALRGVGYDGQDRSIDVRISKIRPKIGDDPIHPRLIKTLRSKGYLFVGEAP, encoded by the coding sequence ATGGACCAACCCACCCCCCGCATCCTCATCGTCGAAGACGACCAGCGCCTGGCCGAGCTCACGGCCGAATACCTCCAGGCCAACGGCTTCGAGGTGGCCGTCGAGGGCGATGGCGGCCGCGCGGTGCGACGCATTGTCGACAGCCAGCCTGACCTGGTGATTCTCGACCTCATGCTCCCCGGTGAAGACGGCCTGAGCATCTGCCGCCGGGTGCGCGGCCAATATGCGGGCCCGATCCTCATGCTCACCGCCCGCAGCGACGAACTCGACCAAGTGCAGGGCTTGGACCTGGGCGCCGACGACTATGTGTGCAAGCCGGTGCGCCCGCGCGTGTTGCTGGCGCGTATCCAGGCCCTGCTGCGGCGCAGCGAAGCGCCCGAAAGCAAGCGCCTGGACCTGGCCTTCGGCCCGCTGCGCATCGACAACCGCCTGCGCGAAGCGCGGCTGGGCGAGCAACTGATAGACCTGACCGGCGCCGAATTCGACCTGCTCTGGCTGCTGGCCAGCAACGCCGGCCGGGTTTTGTCGCGCGAGCAGATTTTCACCGCCCTGCGCGGTGTTGGCTACGACGGCCAGGACCGCTCCATCGATGTGCGCATTTCCAAGATCCGCCCCAAGATCGGTGACGACCCGATCCACCCACGCCTGATCAAGACCCTGCGCAGCAAGGGTTACCTGTTCGTCGGCGAGGCGCCATGA
- a CDS encoding dienelactone hydrolase family protein, producing the protein MRALLALTLMCSAALAQAAVVTREIPYQDDDGKRYVGYYAYDDALDDKRPGIVVVHEWWGLNDYAKRRARDLAALGYKALAIDMYGDGKHTEHPQDAQAFMAEAMKDPAAAAARFDAGLELLKKQPNVNKHQLGAVGYCFGGKVVLDAARRGEKLDGVVSFHGALATQTPAKPGVVRADILVEHGAADSMVTEQQVDAFKAEMDAAKVNYKFVSIPGAKHGFTNPDADRLSHGEHGGPDIGYNKAADESSWADMQAFFKNVFK; encoded by the coding sequence ATGCGCGCCCTGCTGGCCCTGACCTTGATGTGCAGCGCCGCCCTCGCCCAGGCGGCGGTAGTGACCCGCGAGATCCCCTACCAGGACGACGATGGCAAGCGCTATGTCGGCTACTACGCCTATGACGATGCGCTGGACGACAAACGCCCGGGCATCGTGGTGGTGCATGAGTGGTGGGGCCTGAACGACTACGCCAAGCGCCGCGCCCGCGACCTGGCAGCCTTGGGCTACAAAGCGCTGGCGATCGACATGTACGGCGATGGCAAGCACACCGAGCATCCGCAGGATGCTCAGGCGTTCATGGCCGAAGCGATGAAAGACCCGGCTGCCGCGGCCGCGCGCTTCGACGCTGGCCTGGAGTTGCTGAAAAAGCAGCCGAACGTCAACAAGCACCAACTGGGCGCAGTGGGTTACTGCTTCGGTGGCAAGGTGGTGCTCGATGCGGCGCGCCGGGGAGAAAAACTCGATGGCGTGGTGAGTTTCCATGGCGCGCTGGCCACCCAGACGCCAGCCAAGCCGGGCGTGGTCAGGGCCGACATACTGGTCGAGCACGGCGCGGCGGACAGCATGGTCACCGAACAACAGGTCGATGCGTTCAAGGCGGAAATGGACGCGGCCAAGGTCAACTACAAATTCGTCAGCATCCCCGGGGCCAAGCATGGCTTCACCAACCCGGACGCCGACCGTTTGAGCCATGGCGAGCATGGTGGGCCGGACATTGGTTACAACAAGGCAGCCGATGAAAGCTCATGGGCGGATATGCAGGCCTTCTTCAAGAACGTGTTCAAGTAA
- a CDS encoding response regulator, translated as MKLLVVEDEALLRHHLYTRLGESGHVVQAVADAEEALYQAEQYHFDLAVIDLGLPGMSGLELIGRLRSQNKTFPILILTARGNWQDKVEGLAAGADDYLVKPFQFEELEARLNALLRRSSGFTQSTIAAGPLLLDLNRKQATLDDQPLALTAYEYRILEYLMRHHQQVVAKDRLMEQLYPGDEERDPNVIEVLVGRLRRKLEGDNGFKPIDTVRGLGYLFTERCR; from the coding sequence ATGAAACTGCTGGTGGTCGAGGACGAAGCGCTGCTTCGCCATCACCTCTACACCCGCCTGGGCGAAAGCGGCCACGTTGTCCAGGCTGTCGCCGATGCCGAAGAGGCCCTTTACCAGGCCGAGCAGTACCACTTCGACCTGGCCGTGATCGACCTGGGGCTGCCGGGCATGAGCGGCCTGGAACTGATCGGCCGCCTGCGCAGCCAGAACAAGACCTTCCCCATTCTCATCCTCACCGCCCGTGGCAACTGGCAGGACAAGGTCGAAGGCCTGGCCGCTGGTGCCGACGATTACCTGGTCAAACCCTTCCAGTTCGAAGAACTCGAAGCGCGCCTCAACGCGCTGCTGCGCCGCTCCAGCGGGTTCACCCAGTCGACCATCGCCGCAGGCCCGCTGCTGCTCGACCTCAACCGCAAGCAGGCGACCCTGGACGATCAGCCCCTGGCCCTGACCGCCTACGAATACCGCATCCTCGAATACCTCATGCGCCACCACCAGCAGGTGGTGGCCAAGGACCGCCTGATGGAGCAACTCTACCCAGGCGATGAAGAACGTGACCCCAATGTGATCGAGGTGCTGGTAGGGCGCCTGCGCCGCAAGCTGGAAGGTGATAACGGCTTTAAACCGATCGACACAGTGCGCGGCCTGGGTTACCTGTTTACCGAGCGCTGCCGATGA
- a CDS encoding ATP-binding protein yields the protein MNNSIFLRIYGGMLAVLVLVALLGVLSLHLVNEVRAAQHREGLAQGTFSLMADNLAVQNETERKRSLLMWERLLGVPLALQPMSARTLDGGQRARLYRGLVVVEKTGPHAAQVLRKVGREDVLLVAQIKQVSEQLARATLYLLADELVRYPVTEQQQRLAQLKQSKGFGFDIALQRLERVGLDDDQRRRVEEGDTVMALGKDGDSIRVFSGLSGSPWVLEIGPLHQLNPNPPQLLILIAFLGLCLIGLVVYLLVRQLERRVSGLEIAATRIAQGSLDTRVPAGDADSVGRLAAAFNGMAEHLQRSLTMQRELVRAVSHELRTPVARLRFGLEMIETASTDQARAKHLAGMDGDIQDLDKLVDEMLTYARLEQGAPALKFQRVDLDALFDRVIEELAPLRAGIKVVRGACQGAETDGAWVEAEPRYLHRALQNLVSNAMRHAEGEVRLSYQLGQQRCRVDVEDDGPGIPEGVWDRIFTPFTRLDDSRTRASGGHGLGLSIVRRIIYWHAGRATVGRSEALGGACFSLNWPRAQAPQ from the coding sequence ATGAACAACTCGATCTTTCTGCGCATCTATGGCGGCATGCTCGCCGTGCTGGTGCTGGTGGCGCTGCTCGGGGTGCTCAGCCTGCACCTGGTCAACGAAGTGCGCGCCGCCCAGCACCGCGAGGGCCTGGCCCAAGGCACTTTCAGCCTGATGGCCGACAACCTGGCCGTGCAGAACGAAACCGAACGCAAGCGCTCATTGCTGATGTGGGAGCGCCTGCTTGGGGTGCCGTTGGCGCTGCAGCCGATGTCGGCGCGCACCCTTGACGGTGGCCAGCGGGCCCGGTTGTATCGCGGCCTGGTGGTGGTCGAAAAGACCGGCCCGCACGCCGCCCAGGTGCTGCGCAAGGTTGGCCGCGAGGATGTACTGCTGGTGGCCCAGATTAAGCAGGTCAGCGAGCAGTTGGCCCGGGCCACCCTTTACCTGTTGGCGGACGAGCTGGTGCGTTACCCGGTGACCGAGCAGCAGCAGCGCCTTGCGCAACTCAAGCAGAGCAAGGGGTTTGGTTTCGACATCGCCCTGCAACGCCTGGAGCGGGTCGGCCTGGATGACGACCAGCGGCGGCGGGTAGAGGAGGGCGATACCGTCATGGCCCTGGGCAAGGATGGCGATTCAATCCGGGTGTTCTCCGGGCTCTCGGGGTCTCCCTGGGTGCTGGAAATCGGCCCGTTGCATCAGCTCAACCCGAACCCGCCGCAGTTGCTGATCCTGATTGCCTTTCTCGGGCTGTGCCTGATCGGGCTGGTGGTGTATTTGCTGGTGCGCCAGCTGGAGCGGCGTGTGTCGGGCCTGGAGATTGCGGCCACGCGTATTGCCCAGGGCAGCCTGGACACCCGTGTGCCGGCCGGTGACGCCGATTCGGTCGGGCGCCTGGCTGCAGCATTCAATGGCATGGCCGAGCACCTGCAGCGCTCGTTGACCATGCAGCGCGAGCTGGTGCGGGCGGTGTCCCACGAGCTGCGCACACCGGTGGCGCGCCTGCGCTTTGGCCTGGAGATGATCGAGACCGCGAGTACCGACCAAGCCCGCGCCAAGCACCTGGCCGGCATGGATGGCGACATCCAGGACCTGGACAAACTGGTCGACGAGATGCTGACTTACGCGCGCCTTGAGCAAGGTGCGCCGGCGCTGAAATTCCAGCGGGTCGACCTCGATGCCTTGTTTGACCGGGTGATCGAGGAACTCGCGCCGCTGCGGGCCGGCATCAAGGTGGTGCGCGGTGCTTGCCAAGGGGCTGAAACCGATGGGGCCTGGGTCGAGGCCGAGCCGCGCTACCTGCACCGGGCGCTGCAGAACCTGGTGAGCAACGCCATGCGCCATGCCGAGGGCGAAGTTCGGCTCAGTTACCAACTGGGGCAGCAACGCTGCAGGGTCGATGTGGAAGATGACGGGCCAGGCATCCCGGAGGGCGTCTGGGACCGCATCTTCACGCCTTTCACCCGACTCGACGACAGCCGCACCCGGGCTTCTGGTGGGCATGGGTTGGGCCTGTCGATCGTTCGGCGGATCATCTACTGGCACGCTGGCAGGGCCACGGTAGGGCGCAGCGAGGCGCTGGGCGGCGCCTGCTTCAGCCTCAACTGGCCGCGTGCACAGGCGCCCCAGTAA
- a CDS encoding ATP-binding protein, translating into MIRSLRVRLMLAAAVLALLFMLALLPALQKAFSLALQESIEQRLASDVTTLISAARIERGQLQMPTLLPDERYNLPYTGLLGYIFDRDGNLVWQSRATADQNINYRPRYDGRGNEFARIHQGDGEEFFVYDVEIKLLGGQSAAYSIVALQPVREYQHTLDGLREKLYLGFGAALLALLVLLWAGLTWGLRSLRRLSRELDEVEAGARDGLSREHPRELLRLTGSLNRLLHSEREQRQRYRDSLDDLAHSLKTPLAVLQGVGESLRQRSGEREQARVLQSQIERMSQQIDYQLQRASLRKSGLVRHSVQLKPLLDSLCSTLAKVYRDKQVSVALDIPEAAQLPMEQGALLELLGNLLENAYRLSLGHVRVTLEEAPGQLTLCIEDDGPGVPADQRERILERGERLDSQHPGQGIGLAVVKDIVDSYDAGLSLGDSPLGGAAFRITFTLD; encoded by the coding sequence ATGATCCGTTCCCTGCGGGTGCGCCTGATGTTGGCGGCCGCAGTGCTGGCGCTGCTGTTCATGCTGGCGCTGCTGCCTGCCTTGCAGAAGGCGTTCAGCCTTGCCCTGCAGGAATCCATCGAGCAACGCCTGGCCTCGGACGTGACCACGCTGATCTCCGCCGCCCGCATCGAGCGCGGCCAGTTGCAGATGCCGACGCTGCTGCCGGACGAACGCTACAACCTGCCCTACACCGGCCTGCTCGGCTATATCTTTGACCGCGACGGCAACCTGGTGTGGCAGTCGCGGGCCACCGCAGACCAGAACATCAACTACCGCCCCCGCTATGACGGCCGTGGCAACGAATTCGCCCGCATCCATCAAGGCGATGGCGAAGAGTTCTTCGTCTATGACGTCGAAATCAAGCTGCTTGGCGGCCAGAGCGCGGCCTACAGCATCGTTGCGCTGCAACCGGTGCGCGAGTACCAGCACACCCTCGATGGCCTGCGCGAAAAGCTCTACCTGGGGTTTGGCGCAGCCTTGCTGGCGCTGCTGGTGCTGTTGTGGGCCGGCCTGACCTGGGGCCTGCGTTCGCTGCGGCGGCTGAGCCGCGAGCTGGACGAGGTCGAGGCCGGCGCGCGTGACGGGTTGAGCCGCGAGCACCCCCGGGAGCTGCTGCGCCTGACCGGTTCGTTGAACCGTCTGCTGCACAGCGAGCGCGAACAGCGTCAGCGCTACCGTGACTCGCTGGATGACCTGGCGCACAGCCTGAAGACACCGCTGGCGGTGTTGCAAGGGGTGGGCGAGAGCCTGCGCCAGCGCAGCGGTGAGCGCGAGCAGGCGCGGGTGCTGCAAAGCCAGATCGAACGCATGAGCCAGCAGATCGACTACCAACTGCAGCGCGCCAGCCTGCGCAAGAGCGGCCTGGTGCGTCACAGCGTGCAACTCAAGCCCTTGCTCGACAGCTTGTGCAGCACCTTGGCCAAGGTCTACCGCGACAAGCAGGTCAGCGTCGCGCTGGACATACCCGAGGCCGCGCAGCTGCCGATGGAGCAGGGCGCGCTGCTGGAACTGCTCGGCAACCTGCTGGAAAACGCCTACCGGTTGAGCCTGGGGCACGTACGGGTGACCCTGGAAGAGGCGCCTGGCCAACTGACGCTGTGCATCGAAGACGATGGGCCAGGGGTGCCGGCCGATCAGCGCGAGCGCATTCTGGAGCGCGGCGAGCGGCTGGACAGCCAGCACCCGGGGCAGGGCATCGGGCTGGCGGTGGTCAAAGACATCGTCGACAGCTATGACGCCGGCTTGAGCCTGGGGGATTCGCCGCTGGGTGGCGCGGCCTTCCGGATCACCTTCACGCTGGATTGA
- a CDS encoding 4'-phosphopantetheinyl transferase family protein, with the protein MNTLPTCCSPLQHHWPLPRPLPGAVLVSCAFDPAHLAADDFQRAGIAQSASLQRSVAKRQAEYLAGRVCARAALQRLDGRDFVPGTHEDRSPIWPAGIHGSITHGKGWAAAVVAGQGSCRGLGLDQESLLDDERAERLMAEILTPAERERLDRRQLGLTVTLTFSLKESLFKTLYPLTRQRFYFEHAEVLEWSTEGLARLRLLTDLSPEWQRGSELQGQFCLQDGHLLSLISV; encoded by the coding sequence ATGAACACACTTCCCACCTGCTGCTCCCCACTTCAGCACCATTGGCCCCTGCCCCGCCCGTTGCCGGGTGCAGTGCTGGTCAGCTGTGCCTTCGACCCGGCCCACCTGGCTGCCGACGACTTCCAGCGTGCCGGCATTGCACAAAGCGCCAGCCTGCAACGCTCGGTGGCCAAGCGCCAGGCCGAGTACCTGGCCGGCCGTGTCTGCGCCCGCGCCGCCTTGCAACGGCTGGATGGCCGCGACTTTGTGCCGGGCACCCACGAAGACCGCTCGCCCATCTGGCCGGCCGGCATCCACGGCTCGATCACCCACGGCAAAGGTTGGGCCGCCGCCGTCGTCGCGGGCCAAGGCAGCTGCCGCGGCCTGGGCCTGGATCAGGAGTCGCTGCTGGATGACGAGCGTGCCGAGCGCCTGATGGCGGAAATCCTCACCCCCGCCGAACGTGAGCGCCTGGACCGCCGCCAGCTCGGCCTGACAGTGACGCTGACCTTTTCGCTCAAAGAAAGCCTGTTCAAGACCCTCTACCCGCTGACTCGCCAGCGTTTCTATTTCGAGCACGCCGAAGTGCTGGAGTGGTCCACCGAGGGTTTGGCCCGCCTGCGCTTGCTCACCGACCTGTCACCCGAATGGCAACGCGGCAGTGAACTGCAGGGCCAGTTCTGCCTTCAGGACGGCCACCTGCTGAGCCTGATCAGCGTCTGA
- a CDS encoding dicarboxylate/amino acid:cation symporter — translation MTTRQPLYKSLYVQVLVAITIGILLGHFYPETGVALKPLGDGFVKLIKMVIAPIIFCTVVSGIAGMQSMKSVGKTGGYALLYFEIVSTIALIIGLVVVNVVKPGAGMHIDVTTLNASSVAAYAAAGAQQTTVGFLLNIIPNTVVGAFANGDILQVLMFSVIFGFALHRLGSYGKPVLDLIDRFAHVMFNIINMIMKLAPVGAFGAMAFTIGQYGVGSLVQLGYLMACFYVTCLLFVLVVLGGICRAHGFSVLKLIRYIREELMIVLGTSSSESALPRMLAKMERLGAKKSVVGLVIPTGYSFNLDGTSIYLTMAAVFIAQATDTTMDITHQITLLLVLLVASKGAAGVTGSGFIVLAATLSAVGHLPVAGLALILGIDRFMSEARALTNLVGNAVATVVVAKWVNEMDNDKLASELASGGAPLEDTRPTDDLGVAEGPAR, via the coding sequence ATGACGACACGTCAGCCGCTGTACAAATCCCTGTATGTCCAGGTGTTGGTCGCCATCACCATCGGCATCCTGCTCGGCCACTTCTATCCCGAAACCGGCGTTGCCCTCAAACCCCTGGGTGACGGGTTCGTCAAACTGATCAAAATGGTCATCGCCCCGATCATCTTCTGCACCGTGGTCAGCGGCATCGCTGGCATGCAGAGCATGAAGTCGGTAGGCAAGACCGGCGGCTACGCGCTCCTGTACTTTGAAATCGTCTCCACCATCGCCCTGATCATCGGCCTCGTCGTCGTCAACGTGGTCAAGCCAGGCGCTGGCATGCACATCGACGTCACCACCCTGAACGCCAGCAGCGTGGCCGCTTATGCCGCCGCCGGCGCACAGCAGACCACCGTTGGCTTCCTGCTCAACATCATCCCCAACACCGTGGTCGGTGCCTTCGCCAACGGCGATATCCTGCAAGTGCTGATGTTCTCGGTGATCTTCGGCTTCGCCCTGCACCGCCTGGGCAGCTACGGCAAGCCGGTGCTCGACCTGATCGACCGCTTCGCCCATGTCATGTTCAACATCATCAACATGATCATGAAGCTGGCCCCGGTCGGTGCCTTCGGTGCCATGGCCTTCACCATCGGCCAGTACGGCGTGGGTTCGCTGGTGCAGCTGGGCTACCTGATGGCCTGCTTCTACGTGACCTGCCTGCTGTTCGTCCTGGTGGTTCTCGGCGGTATCTGCCGCGCTCACGGCTTCAGCGTCCTCAAGCTGATCCGCTACATCCGCGAAGAGCTGATGATCGTGCTGGGCACGTCTTCTTCTGAGTCCGCGCTGCCACGCATGCTGGCGAAGATGGAGCGCCTGGGTGCGAAGAAATCGGTGGTTGGCCTGGTCATCCCGACGGGCTACTCGTTCAACCTGGACGGCACCTCGATCTACCTGACCATGGCCGCTGTGTTCATCGCCCAGGCGACTGACACCACCATGGACATCACCCACCAGATCACCCTGCTGCTGGTACTGTTGGTGGCGTCCAAAGGCGCTGCTGGCGTGACCGGTTCGGGCTTCATCGTGCTGGCTGCCACCCTGTCGGCGGTTGGCCACCTGCCGGTTGCCGGCCTGGCGCTGATCCTGGGCATCGACCGCTTCATGTCCGAAGCCCGTGCCTTGACCAACCTGGTCGGTAACGCCGTTGCCACCGTGGTCGTGGCCAAGTGGGTCAACGAAATGGACAACGACAAGCTGGCTTCGGAGCTGGCATCTGGCGGCGCACCGCTGGAAGACACCCGTCCGACCGACGACCTGGGCGTGGCTGAAGGCCCTGCTCGCTGA
- a CDS encoding ribonucleoside-diphosphate reductase subunit alpha — protein MQTDTTRENPQAQVPQAADSNQDLAATAPGQLRVIKRNGTVVPYTDDKITVAITKAFLAVEGGTAAASSRIHDTVARLTEQVTATFKRRMPSGGTIHIEEIQDQVELALMRAGEQKVARDYVIYRDQRAKERATRANTDAVVEPHPSIRITLADGSLAPLDMARLNTIISEACEGLAEVDGDLIQRETLKNLYDGVAIKDVNTALVMTARTLVEREPNYSFVTARLLMDTLRAEGLGFLSVADSATHHEMAELYAKALPAYVAKGIEFELLNPALADFDLEKLGKAINHERDQQFTYLGLQTLYDRYFIHKDGVRFELPQVFFMRVAMGLALEEKEKEARAIEFYNLLSSFDYMASTPTLFNAGTLRPQLSSCYLTTVPDDLSGIYHAIHDNAMLSKFAGGLGNDWTPVRALGSYIKGTNGKSQGVVPFLKVVNDTAVAVNQGGKRKGAVCAYLETWHLDIEEFIELRKNTGDDRRRTHDMNTANWIPDLFMKRVFDDGKWTLFSPSEVPDLHDLTGKAFEERYEYYEALTEYNKIKVFKTIQAKDLWRKMLSMLFETGHPWLTFKDPCNLRSPQQHVGVVHSSNLCTEITLNTNKDEIAVCNLGSINLPNHIVDGKLDTAKLQRTVNTAVRMLDNVIDINYYSVPQARNSNLKHRPVGLGIMGFQDALYLQHIAYGSDAAVEFADKSMEAVSYFAIQASCDLADERGAYETFQGSLWSKGILPLDSQQILIEARGQKYIDVDLNETLDWAPVRARVQKGIRNSNIMAIAPTATIANITGVSQSIEPTYQNLYVKSNLSGEFTVINPYLVRDLKARGLWDSVMINDLKYYDGSVQQIERIPQELKDLYATAFEVETKWIVDAASRRQKWIDQAQSLNLYIAGASGKKLDVTYRMAWYRGLKTTYYLRALAATSTEKSTINTGKLNAVSSGGDSAPVQAAGPAPVPKACAIDEPDCEACQ, from the coding sequence ATGCAAACCGACACAACTCGCGAGAACCCGCAGGCCCAGGTGCCGCAGGCCGCCGATTCCAACCAGGATCTGGCTGCCACCGCCCCCGGCCAACTGCGCGTGATCAAGCGCAACGGCACTGTCGTCCCCTACACCGACGACAAGATCACCGTGGCCATCACCAAGGCGTTCCTCGCAGTTGAAGGCGGCACCGCCGCCGCCTCGTCGCGTATCCACGACACCGTCGCGCGCCTGACCGAGCAGGTCACTGCCACGTTCAAGCGTCGCATGCCATCGGGTGGCACCATCCACATCGAAGAAATCCAGGACCAGGTCGAACTGGCCCTGATGCGTGCCGGTGAGCAGAAAGTCGCCCGCGACTACGTGATCTACCGCGATCAGCGTGCAAAAGAGCGCGCCACCCGCGCCAACACCGACGCCGTGGTCGAGCCGCACCCAAGTATCCGTATCACCCTGGCCGACGGCAGCCTGGCGCCGCTGGACATGGCGCGCCTGAACACCATCATCAGCGAAGCCTGCGAAGGCCTGGCCGAAGTCGATGGCGACCTGATCCAGCGCGAAACCCTGAAGAACCTGTACGACGGCGTGGCCATCAAGGACGTCAACACCGCCCTGGTGATGACCGCCCGTACCCTGGTCGAGCGCGAGCCGAACTACTCGTTCGTCACCGCCCGCCTGCTGATGGACACCCTGCGTGCCGAAGGCCTGGGCTTCCTCAGTGTTGCCGACAGCGCCACCCACCACGAGATGGCCGAGCTGTACGCCAAGGCGCTGCCAGCCTACGTCGCCAAAGGTATCGAGTTCGAGCTGCTGAACCCGGCCCTGGCCGACTTCGACCTGGAAAAACTGGGCAAGGCGATCAACCACGAGCGCGACCAGCAGTTCACCTACCTGGGCCTGCAGACCCTGTACGACCGCTACTTCATCCACAAGGATGGCGTGCGCTTCGAGCTGCCACAGGTGTTCTTCATGCGTGTGGCCATGGGCCTGGCGCTGGAAGAGAAAGAAAAAGAAGCCCGTGCGATCGAGTTCTACAACCTGTTGTCGTCCTTCGACTACATGGCCTCGACCCCGACCCTGTTCAACGCCGGTACCCTGCGCCCGCAGCTGTCCAGCTGCTACCTGACCACCGTGCCGGACGATCTGTCGGGCATCTACCACGCGATCCACGACAACGCCATGCTGTCGAAATTCGCCGGTGGCCTGGGCAACGACTGGACTCCTGTGCGTGCACTGGGCTCCTACATCAAGGGCACCAACGGTAAATCCCAGGGCGTCGTACCCTTCCTGAAAGTGGTCAACGACACCGCCGTTGCGGTCAACCAGGGCGGCAAGCGCAAGGGCGCTGTCTGTGCCTACCTGGAAACCTGGCACCTGGACATCGAAGAATTCATCGAGCTGCGCAAGAACACCGGTGATGATCGTCGTCGTACCCACGACATGAACACCGCCAACTGGATCCCTGACCTGTTCATGAAGCGCGTCTTCGATGACGGCAAGTGGACCCTGTTCTCGCCCTCGGAAGTGCCTGATCTGCACGACCTGACCGGCAAGGCCTTCGAAGAGCGCTACGAGTACTACGAAGCCCTGACCGAGTACAACAAGATCAAGGTGTTCAAGACCATCCAGGCCAAAGACCTGTGGCGCAAGATGCTGTCGATGCTGTTCGAGACCGGCCACCCATGGCTGACCTTCAAGGACCCGTGCAACCTGCGTTCGCCGCAGCAGCACGTGGGCGTGGTCCACAGCTCGAACCTGTGCACCGAGATCACCCTGAACACCAACAAGGACGAGATCGCGGTCTGCAACCTGGGCTCGATCAACCTGCCGAACCACATCGTCGATGGCAAGCTGGACACCGCCAAACTGCAACGCACCGTGAACACCGCCGTGCGCATGCTCGACAACGTGATCGACATCAACTACTACTCGGTGCCGCAAGCGCGTAACTCGAACCTCAAGCACCGCCCTGTTGGCCTGGGCATCATGGGCTTCCAGGACGCACTGTACCTGCAGCACATCGCCTACGGTTCCGACGCTGCTGTCGAGTTCGCCGACAAGTCGATGGAAGCGGTGAGCTACTTCGCGATCCAGGCGTCCTGCGACCTGGCCGACGAGCGTGGCGCCTACGAGACCTTCCAGGGTTCGCTGTGGTCCAAAGGCATCCTGCCGCTGGATTCGCAACAGATCCTGATCGAGGCCCGTGGCCAGAAGTACATCGACGTCGACCTGAACGAGACCCTGGACTGGGCGCCGGTGCGTGCTCGCGTACAAAAAGGTATTCGTAACTCGAACATCATGGCCATCGCGCCGACCGCGACCATCGCCAACATCACTGGCGTGTCGCAGTCCATCGAGCCGACCTACCAGAACCTGTACGTGAAATCGAACCTGTCGGGCGAATTCACCGTGATCAACCCGTACCTGGTTCGCGACCTGAAAGCCCGCGGCCTGTGGGACTCGGTGATGATCAACGACCTGAAGTACTACGACGGTTCGGTGCAGCAGATCGAGCGTATCCCGCAAGAGCTGAAAGACCTGTACGCCACCGCGTTCGAAGTCGAGACCAAGTGGATCGTCGATGCTGCCTCGCGTCGCCAGAAGTGGATCGACCAGGCTCAGTCGCTGAACCTGTACATCGCTGGCGCTTCGGGCAAGAAGCTGGACGTGACCTACCGCATGGCTTGGTACCGTGGTCTGAAAACCACCTACTACCTCCGTGCCCTGGCTGCGACCAGCACCGAGAAGTCGACCATCAACACCGGCAAGCTCAACGCCGTTTCCAGCGGCGGCGACAGCGCCCCGGTTCAGGCCGCCGGCCCGGCACCTGTGCCAAAGGCGTGTGCGATCGACGAGCCTGACTGCGAAGCCTGCCAGTAA
- a CDS encoding outer membrane beta-barrel protein has translation MKTFNTLLAAMAVCAAGITTAQAADENFASLTYGQTSDKVRKSGLLQRNTDNLNADGIIGKDDTWGVRVGKINDQGRYYMTYDNVSGDHSGLKLRQENLLGSYDLFLPVGDTTKLFGGGSLGMTKLTQDSPGASRDTDYGYAVGLQAGVIQEITDKASVEMGYRYLRTNAATEVGASGGPKDGTLRLTSSAQTYLSANYKF, from the coding sequence ATGAAAACCTTCAACACCTTGCTCGCCGCCATGGCCGTCTGCGCCGCAGGCATTACCACCGCCCAGGCCGCCGATGAAAACTTCGCCAGCCTGACCTACGGCCAGACCAGCGATAAAGTCCGCAAGTCGGGCCTGTTGCAACGCAACACCGACAACCTGAACGCCGACGGCATCATCGGCAAGGACGACACCTGGGGCGTGCGCGTGGGTAAGATCAACGACCAGGGTCGCTACTACATGACCTACGATAACGTCTCAGGCGACCACAGCGGCCTCAAGTTGCGCCAGGAAAACCTGCTGGGCAGCTATGACCTGTTCCTGCCGGTGGGCGATACCACCAAACTGTTCGGCGGCGGCAGCCTGGGCATGACCAAGCTGACCCAGGATTCCCCAGGTGCCAGCCGTGATACCGACTATGGCTACGCGGTGGGCCTGCAGGCAGGTGTGATCCAGGAGATCACCGACAAGGCATCGGTGGAGATGGGCTACCGTTACCTGCGCACCAATGCTGCAACCGAGGTGGGCGCCAGCGGCGGGCCGAAAGACGGCACCCTGCGCCTGACCAGCAGTGCACAAACTTATCTGTCGGCGAACTACAAGTTCTGA